Part of the Aureitalea marina genome, GGTCCATTTTATGCGTAGTTCCAGCAACGGTAACCTGCCGCTCCTCCATTGCTTCGAGCAAAGCCGATTGTACCTTGGCCGGGGCCCTGTTTATCTCGTCCGCAAGGATGAGGTTATTAAAGATAGGACCTGGTTGGAAAATGAACTTTTCATCCGAATCAGGTTGATATACCTCGGTTCCGGTAATGTCAGAAGGTAGCAAGTCCGGAGTAAATTGAATCCGACTAAGCCCGGTATCCAGGTTCTTGGCCAGACTGCTTATCGCCCTGGTCTTGGCTAATCCGGGCATTCCTTCCAGCAAGAGATTGCCATTGGCTAAGAGGACCATTATAATCCGGTTAACGACATTTTCCTGGCCAAGAATGGATTGATTCATACGTTCGGCCAAAAATTGAATTTGTTGATGAGTTTCCTTCATTTTGATGCTATTTAGCGAATAGAACGAGGAGAGTTTTAAATAAAAAAACCTATCCGGTAAAACGAAATTCACCGGATAGGGTGTAAATAGTATGATGGTTTAAGAATCTGCCTTTTCCATTTCTTCGGCAATTTCTCTTTCCAATTTGTTGTAACGGTCCATTAGTTCTTTGGAGATCTTGGCAGGCATATCGTGGATCTTCTTCAGTTTCATGGAGAGAATCACATTGAAAATACCAGCGGTCAAGAATGCCAGCCCTGTCCAAATGATGACGCCAAGTCCAGCAAAGGCCGGGTTCCATAAGAGGATGAAACCGAAGATCACTCCCAGGACCCCTATGACCATTAAATTGCCCCATGCCGTGACGCGAAAATTTCGAAGATCGATGGCTACACTTATTGCCTGGAAAGACCGGAAAAGCACGACGAATCCAACAAAGAAGGCCAAAGTTATCTTGGAAAGTTCAGGCCGATTAAGCATAATTAATCCAACGACCAAAGTCAATAGTCCCATTACAAAGGTCCATCCCCAGCCATCCAATATTTTTCGGTTATTCAATGCGAATAAAGCTTCCGCAGCTCCTGAAATCAGGAAGGAGAGCGCAAACAAAAAAGCCAAGGCGGCATACGAAGCTTCGGGCTTAGCGAAGGTCCAAATACCAATTCCGATCAGAACCAATCCGGCCAGTAGCGGTAAATACCAATATTTGACAGCTCCTCGAGCTCGTTTTAAAAATGTTTGTGGCATGTTGTTAGTTTTTAGTTGTGCCTACTCTGAACTAGTTTTCGGCTTCCCTATTGTTATCGGATAATACCTCCGAATCTGAAGTAAGGGCGGGTCCATTGCTATTGGAAATGGGGGTAAGGACATTTTGAAACTATTCCATCCATCTGTATTGATCAAATCAGTATTACATCCTGCCTTTCTGGCATCGCCGTTGATTGCGGCTACACAAGCCCCGGAATCAGGATGATACGCATGGCTGAGGCGGCTTAGAATACAGGGATATGGTAACATTAACCCCGGTCTTTCAACCAGGGGTTAACTAAGACGATCAATTGTTATTTGGAGCCTCCAGAGTTGGAGAGCTGTTCCATCACTTGATCAAGTGAGAAACTGGCCGCCTTCTGTCGAGGTGGATAATCCTTGAAGGTAGCCAGGAACTTTCCAACATACTCCTGTGCTGGTATAAACAGATAAACTCGGTCGATTAACCAGTCATAGTATGTGTTAGAGGTAATTTGCGCTCTTTCATATGGATCTCTCCTCAAATGGAACATCAGTGGTACACGCAATGGTGTAAACGGATTGGCCCAGGCTTCCAGAGTGGCCTCGACCTTTTGTTCCATAAAGATTAGTTTCCAAGGACCATAACGCAGAGCAGTTAAGTCACCGTCATCTGAAAAATAGAAAATCTCTTTACGAGGGCTTTCTACATTTTGAGGGTCCTTGAGGTGCTCCATCAGGTTGTATCCGTCCAAATGAACCTTGTAGTTGCGCCCCAGTGCACTGCTATTGTATCCGTCCAAGAGGTCTGTTTTGATATCTGATTTACCAGCAGCTGCCACAAAGGTTGGAAGCCAATCCATATGGTGCACCACGCCATTACTGACTGAACCTGGTTTGATGACACCTGGCCATCTCACCATAGCCGGCACTCGCCATCCACCTTCCCAGTTGGTGTTCTTTTCACCTCGGAAAGGAGTTGATGCTGCATCTGGCCACGTATTGTAATGAGGGCCGTTATCAGTTGAATAATGCACAATTGTATTGTCGGCTATACCCAATTCGTCCAAAAGGTCTAGGAATTGTCCAATATGCATATCGTGCTCGATCATACCATCGGTATATTCATCGTTACCCGGATGTCTGCGACTTTCCTGAACATGTGTTCGGAAGTGCATGCGTGTTCCACTCCACCAAACAAACCATGGTGTGCCCGAGGAAGTCTGTTGACGGATGAAATCCAAGGCTGCTGCAACGGTTTCATCATCTACAGTTTCCATTCGCTTTTTGGTCAGTGGCCCTGTATCTTCGATCTTACCATCGGCGGAACTACGGATTACTCCTCTGGGGCCATAGGTTTCACGGAAGGTTCGTCCATCGGCCATGATCATATCTCCTGGATAATCCTCATTTTCTGGCTCTTCTTCGGCATTCAAGTGATAGAGGTTCCCGAAGAAGACATCGAATCCGTGATTCGTTGGCAAGTGAGTGTCTTTATCTCCTAAGTGGTTCTTTCCAAATTGACCTGTGGCATAACCTTGATCCTTGAGCAGTCCGGCGATGGTAGGATCCTCTACTTGCATACCGAGATCTGCACCAGGTAGTCCTACTTTGGACAAACCGGTTCTGAATACACTTTGTCCCATAATAAAGGAGGAGCGACCCGCAGTACAGGACTGCTCTCCATAGTAATCCGTAAAGATTATTCCTTCTTTTGCTACCCGATCTATGTTCGGAGTTTGGTAGCCCATCATTCCCATGGTGTAGGCACTAATATTGGATCGACCGATATCGTCACCCCAGATAACAAGGATGTTCGGTTTGTCTTGTGCATAGACCATAGCAGCCATGATCATGCACAAAAAGACGGATAGGATTCTTTTCATAATCAAGAGTTTAATTAAAATTTTGAGTTAGTGGTGAATAACGTCTAATCTGAACTTAGACATTAGACTAATCAAGTTAACCAATTATTGATGAAACCCAAACAAAAAGAGGGATTTCCCACAGAAACCCCCTCGATAAAGTGTATTGTTCAAGTCTAACTTCCCGTGCCTAGACGAAAAACTAGGCCACCGCTGAATCCTCCAATAATCGTAGTTCCCGACACACTGACGCCACCGCCAATTCCACCTGGGCCTCCAGCCACATAAACTCCACCCCAGGAGACTGGGAAGAGGAGATTCCCTTGAAGGTTTAATCCAACTACTTCAGAGAACATGATATTGAGTCCAGCTTTGAAGGAAAATGCAAACTCTGTAGAATTAGACAAACTTCGGTTAACGATTTCACTGTTTTCATTAGACGGTGCTAGTATGACCAATCCCAATGCACCTCCCACAAAGGGTTTAACAGGAGCATCGTTTAAATAACGCATTACTCCGATCTGAATCCAGTCCGCGCTTAAATCAGCGACCTTTCTTTCTGTCGGAGCAATGTAGATGTCCTTTATGGACAATTCGGCGTCGTGATGGATCCATGAAGCTTCGACCAGAGTTCCATAGTCCACTTCATACCCCACATTGACCCCGTATTGGTCACCATCGGATATTTTTAAATAATTGACTCCATAGTTCAGTTTCGAGCCAAACTGTATTCCGTAAGAGGGAGTGATCTCTATGCTTTGGGCGCTCAATATGCCTATATAAAGAAACGCAATTGAAAACGCTATGATTTTTAATTTCATGCTAAAAGATTTGAGTAGATTATTTAAGCGCTGAAGCTATTTTATTGGCGTATATCTTAGCCGTTGCTGACGCGCCTTCTGGGTCTTCTAAAGACGAGGTAACCACCGCTAAAAGTTGTTTTTCTTCAGGTTCGTCCAGGTTGTAGAACAAGGTCTCCAACACATAGGTAACCGACTCTTGAGTAGTTACCGTTTCTGGCACATAATTCCCGCCATATTGCATGTAATAGGATCCTGGATAGGCATAGTAACCATAAAAACTTGCAGAATAGAAGGGTTCGGTAACGCCATAGGTCGCCCCGGCGTAGTAGCCTCCATCACTGTTACGTTGAACGGTGAGTTTTTTGTCTTTCATTACACTGATTACCACACCGTGGTAGCCTGCAGCTTCGATCTTTCTTTTGGCCTCGGCCACGTCGGCTTCTGTCAATTTCTTTTCCACATTTAAAGTTGGGATCTTTTTATAGCTCTCCGTAGCAGGTACGCCTGCGGCTCTCAATTTATTGGCAATAGCCTCTTCAAACGCTATCCGCGCTTGCTGATTATTAGTTCTGGCGATTACCAGAGTGTTCTTGGACTTTAAGGTGGCAGCATTTTCGCCTTTCCAGGAGTCCAGAACCTTTACGCCGGAGCATCCAATTAGACCGACGATAAACAAACTGAGTAAAAGGAGTTTTTTAATTGATTTCATGTAAGGATTTATTTTGGAAATAATAGTACGACTTGGATCCTCAGTTGACTCTCAGGACCGAAATCGGGTGTAACTACATTGTAATAGTAACCCAATTGGGCGTTTATAGGTAGTTTGCCGGCGCGAAATAGTTTCCCAGCACCCGCTCCAATAGGAACTGTCCATTGATTACCCGAACTAGCTTCCCAATTGGCTGTTATTATGGGTGCGGAATTTACATACCATCCATTGGACAGATTCTTGACGACAAACACCTGGGAGTAAAAAAAGTTCACATCCGGTCTGTCACTTGCCCCTGCATAGGACCAAGTGTTCTGGACAAGGCCTCCAACGGTCAATCCTTTGGGCTGCACTAAAACAACCACACTGGGCCCTGCGCTCCATTTACCAGTGCCCAGTACCGGATCTGTCGCGGTGGGAAGACCTAGTGCTAAACCATAACCAATGATAGTCTTCTTGGGTTTTGCCGAGGTGAGAAAAAGACTAAGGTTGACATCGCCTAAACCAAATTCGCTATTACTACTTCCCACAGGTTGAGAGATAACCGGAACGATCGTCCGGGTGATCAAGTTAAAATTCTCATTTATCTTAAATGGAAGTACTGGTTGAATATTCAGCGTGTTTCGAGTCCGGTTATCCGGACCAACACCAAAATCGATATTGTTTTGAAATGGCAAGCTGATCAGATCAGCAACTGGATTTTGAATTTTCTGCTCCAGGTTATCCGAATTACCAGTCTCTTCATCCTGTCCCAACACGATCGAAGAAAACGTCAATAAAGAGCAAAGAGCTATGAATTTGATCCTGTACATGGCTAAACGTGGGTTTTAATATGAAAAACTAAATTAGGTCAATCCAATGGAATGAATGGAGCGCGTGATGTTAATTCTTTTGACTCATGTATTTGGAAACCACAACCGCTGTGATGATAACCATATAGAATTGTCCTACCAACCCGATCAAAATAGCCGCTTTCCGGGCGGCATCGGCCACTGGAAAGATCTCTCCGTAACCTATGGTCAGCAAGGTGATGTAACTAAAATATACGATGTCCTCTACATTGGGCAATATACCCCTTGCTGGGGTTATTCCAGAAAAAGATCCTGGAGCGAACATCTCAATTATCATACACAATAATGCTCCGATAAGTCCAAGACAGATATAACCACTAATCAACCCTAACAAAGTCGACATGGTCACATTTTTCATGGTGAGTATCTGTTTGATGATCTCATAGGTCACCATGGCATAGAACGGGAATAAAACTGCCATGTTCACCAGGTGATTCAATCGGCCATCGCCAATTCCAAAGAGATTCAACAGGGAAGTAAGAAGCAGCAGACCGAGCAATACCAGGAAAAAACGAAACATCCGCTTATTATCTGATATAAGAAGCAGACCAGCAACCAGGTTTAGGGTGTTCGCTATAGGCAGAAAAACATCTTCAAATATTCCGAAAGGCATCAACAGGCCCCCGAAAAGAATAAAACTCAGACTGAGAAGAAAAAGTCCGAAACGATATGGATATAACCTTTCTACCAATGGACGTTTGTTATTCTATCCCCCAACGTTTATAGGCAGAACGCATTAGCTCGCCAATGATCTCTTGATGAACAGCATACTGTTCTGCGGTCAGGTTCTCTTTCATTTCAGCTTCTTGTTTATCTAAAAGCTTCTCTACTTCTACCTTTAACTCATCTTTGGAAAGCCCTTGATCTTTATCGTCCAGGCGGCCCATTTTTACGAAGTAGTAGGTGAGTGTGCTCCAGTATTCGTCTCTTTCCTCCTGGTTCATCCCCATTCGTTTATCTACCTCTTCATTCATCCACATTTGAAGGTTATCCTTTTCTTCCGAAGTAAAAATGGTCACTTTCCTATCCTTTTTAGAATATTCCTGTGACCAACCCGTAATTACTGCTCCAAGTAAAAGAGCGATCAATAGCATCCGTGTTTTAAGCATGATTTGGATTTTAAAGGTCTAAAGTTAATGCATTTGAGCAATTGAACTTTCTGGCTCGAAAATTTTTACATTTGCAGCCCACGGCCCCGTAGTTCAAGGGATAGAATAGAAGTTTCCTAAACTTTAGATCCAGGTTCGAGTCCTGGCGGGGCTACACCAAAACACTACCCGCGATAGCGGGTATTTTTTTTGAAGAGACCTTACCCCAAGCTTGCTTGAGGGTAAGGATCGAGAAAAAAAGTATGCCCCGCGAGAGGTAGTGTTTGGTGGGTAAAGAGCTTATTGCGTGAGGTCCAACGAGCCCGCAGGGCGAGTTAATCCTGGCTCTTCTGGATCAAGTAAAATCTTTCTTCATTTAATGAATGTTGTGTCGTGCTTTTTCAAGAGACAAGCTTGCTTGATCGATGGAAAGAGCACAAGCATAATCGCGAAGCGATAAAGATTTTACTTGCAGTATTGGATAAATCAGGATCATTTCTAAAGGAAATAATCCTAGCCCCTTGTTATTGAAAGTGCTCCTAATCAATTTCTTCTTCTCTGCCATTAAAGGCATTTGTGGGAGCTAGATGGGGGCTTTTTTGTGCCCGACATTCTCTGTTACGAAATATTCCAATCTTCAAATGTACTTTTGCAGTAAGACTTAAAGACTGCAAGAATGAATAAGTTCCCTTTGCTAATATCTCTGCTAATTGCAGGAACCATTTATTCTCAAGGTTGCACACTAGAGCTCGATGAGTTGGTCAAATCCCGCAAGTTTAACCAATTTCAATTCGAATCCTTTGCGGTTGAGCGAGGTTTCGTATACAATGCCATATCACGTACTTACTTTTGTGAAACTGCTAATTACAGTGACAATGTCGAACTCAAATAATATAGGGACAATGGGGATAATGGAAAATGGGTGAGTTATTCTTTTGAAGACAAGAAGACCTACCTTCGATTCAAGAAGGTACTAGACGAGAAATATAATTTCACAAGGACTGTTCAGCTTGAGCAAACTACGTTTTCCAACTATAGTAACGATTACCGTACCGCCTGGATAATGTTAACTTCTATATCAAGTGAGGCAGTGGGGTATTATGGGTATTTCCTATCTGTGCGTTACGTCAATAAATAAAAAACGGATACCTCAGGATCATGTCCTCACGGCATAATCCTGGGATGAATTCCCAAACCCCAACCACCAATTCAAGAATTAACTAAGCAAGTTGTATTAAACGAATTACTCTTTAAAATTTATCTGCTAACTTGATTTTGGGTGGGGGTGGAACCCTTGTGAAAGTTAACTTTCTCTCGTGGCAAATTTTAACCGAAAACAATAGATTTCGACTCACGACTCACGACTCACGACTCACGACTCACGACTCAAACCATCCCATTCCCATGGGCCATTTTATCAGGCACTTGTTGGATGGCGTCCCAGTGCTCGACGATCTTCCCATTGTCATCGAAACGAAAAAAATCCATGGTTACGTATTGGTCATTACCCGGCCAAGTTTGCATGGTATGTAAGGCGACCAGATCACCCTCGGCAACAGCCCGAACAAACTCAATTGACTTATCGGGATATTCGGACTGCATCCGTTCAAAATAGTCTATGAAGCCATCCTTTCCGTCGGCAACATCCGGGTTGTTGAATGTATTGATCTCCGACATAATGCTCCACGGCATTCTTGGGATCACCTAGAAAGGCCATTCGATAAAAAGCGACGGCATTGGCTTTGTTTCGTTCCAGCTCCGTTGAACTCACTGCTGACCGGATAGATTCTTGATCATCTCCTCCACCAGTTCTTTTAGCTCAAATCGATGACTCCAATTCCAATCTTTCCGGGCTTGACTATCGTCTATGCTGGCTGGCCACGAATCCGCGATCGCTTGTCTAAAATCGGGATTGTAATCCATTTGAAATCCGGGAATGCGTTTCTCGATCTCTGACGCAATCTCAGCCGGTGAAAAGCTAACCCCCGCCAGGTTATAAGAATTTCGTATGCTGATCTGTTCTGAAGGCACATCCATTATACTGATGGTGGCGCGGATGGCATCGTCCATATACATCATTGGAAGGGTCGATTGCGGGCCCAGAAAGCAATCATAATTACCATTGTTTAGGGCTTGGTGGAAAACATCTATTGCATAATCTGTAGTCCCTCCTCCAGGCGCAGTTTTATAGCTGATCAGGCCAGGATAACGGATAGAACGGACATCCACTCCAAATTGTTTGCTATAGTACTCGCACCATCTTTCTCCGGCTAGCTTTGAAATTCCGTAGACTGTACTGGGTTCAGTAATGGTATGCTGAGGAGTATTTTGACGCGGGGTTGTGGGGCCAAAGACTGCTATGCTGGAAGGCCAGAATAAACGGGTGATCAACCCTTCTTTAGCTATTTCCAACAGATTGAACAAAGAGGTCATGTTCAAGTCCCAAGCCTTGGATGGGTACTTCTCTGCGGTTGCAGAAAGCATAGCTGCCATCAGATAAACCTCTTCTACTTCGTTATCCTTGATGACGTCTTGGATTGCCATTTTATCCATGGCATCTAACTGCACAAATGGACCGGAATTAGTAAATGCGTCATCTATAGTGACAATGTCGCTGGCAATGACGGAGTCGTTGCCGTGAATATCCCTTAGGGCTGAGGTCAATTCGGTTCCTATCTGTCCTCTGGCACCGATAACCAGTATGCTTTTGCTCATCAATTTGCAGGTCTGAATCGCCGATAAATATAGTCATATTCTTGCCCTGATGTTCAATTTTTATGTGCTCAAGGCACGAATACCCTATATTTGTTGTCCTTGTGTTGAAAACTATGAGAGAACGCGCCTTGTTATTTCTGATCACAGGATTGATAATTGCACTTTCTTCCTGTCAGAACAAAGCAGGAGATGAGAACCAGCCTTTAGAAGGTGTCTTGCAGGACAGTACCCGCTTATACGGAAATGTCGATTATCGGTTTCCAGCCCTATCTCAGCAGACTATGGAGGTATTAACCCTATGGCCGATCTTTGAAGAGTTCAAATCTGAAGTAACAACCATGAACGGGCACTCTGTGGGTGTGATTCAAAATAAATCTAAGCGCTTAATACAGCACACAGACTCATTGAGAAAGACCATCCCGGATACATTGAATACCCTTCCTATCTACTCCCGACTTATGGTGACACAAACCAGAGCTGAATTGTTGAATCAGGAGGCTAATCGGGACAGATTGGACACCCTTTTGCTAGAGCAAGCCTTGGCAGAATTGAATCTATCGGTTAGCAGTTTATTCGTCCAGATTAACGAGAAATTTCAGAAGGACCAGATCGATCAGCAGCGAGCAGTCGACGAACAACTGGAACTGGAGAAACAAAAAAGATTCCTAGACTCGATAGAACTCCTTGAATTACAGGACCAGATTAGGAACGATACTGTAACAAATCGAGAAAATTGACACTTATACGTAACCTCGTAGAGGTTATTACAGTCTTTAGTATAGAAACCAAAAATAACAATATGAAAACCAAACTGATCAGCACTACAATGGCTCTCACCTTGCTCGTTGCTTTGGTGAGTTCGTGCGCCGAAGAAAAAGATACGGCCAAGGTGGATGATGCCCCTCACGGGTTAATTATGGCCAACATGGATACCGCTGTAGATCCCAAGGAGGATTTCTACAATTATGTGAACGGTACCTGGATGAAAGAGACCAAGATTCCAGACGATCGCTCCAGTTGGGGTGGATTCAGTGTACTGCGGAAATCGACAGATGCAGACGTGCTGAGATTGATCTCTAACGCAAAAGAGTTTAACCGATATTCTGCGGATTCCGATCAAGGCAAAGCCTTAGCCTTGTTCGATACCAAATTGGATACACTTACTCGCAATGACCGCGGAATATCCCCGCTGCAACCAACATTAGACAACATTGCCAGTATCGAGAATCTGGAAGATCTTCAAACGAAGTTGGCGACAGACCCGGCTATGTCTTCTCCATTCTTGGGAGTTCAGGCTTTCGGAGATCTAAATAACTCAGCAATGAACGCAGCTTATCTAACTCCAGCAGGTTTAGGTCTTCCGGACCGTGATTATTATCTGGATCAGGACGACAAGTCCAAAGAGATTCGAGCGGAATACGTTAACCACATCACAAGAATGCTGCAATATCTGGGAGATGACGAGGCTACAGCACGTCTAAGTGCAGAGAAGATTTTGGAAATGGAAACCAAATTGGCCGAGCCTCGCTTTGACAAAGTTCAGAGTCGTGATGCTCGTAATTTCAACAACCCAAAAACACTAGCTGAGGTACAGGAAATGATGCCGGCAATCAACATACAGAAATTACTAGATGACCTGGGTGTCGAGAAACAGGTAGATACGATGATCGTGATGCAGCCGGAATACACCAGAGTCCTGAACGATTTCATGACTGAGACCCCAATGGAGGATATCAAGACGCTGATGCGTTGGGATACCTTCAATAGTAATACCAATGTATTGACCACGGATATCGAAAAGGCCAATTGGGAGTTTTACAGCAAATACCTTCGAGGGGCGCAAGAACAACGTCCTGCAGAAGAGCGTGCCCTGGCAACGGTAAACGGTACAATGGGAGAGGCCTTAGGTCAGGTTTATGTTGACGAAATGTTCCCACCTGAAGCCAAGGCCAAGGCGGAATTGATGATCGCTAACGTGATCGCGGCCTTCCAGGACAGAATCAAGAATCTGGATTGGATGAGTGATTCCACTAAATTAAAAGCTGTCGAGAAATTGGATAAGTTCACTGTGAAGATTGGTTATCCGGACGAGTGGGAAGATTACTCCAATATGGAGATCAAAGCCGAAAACGGCTATTTCGAGAATATGGTGGCTGCGAACAAGTGGGCACTGGAAAAGAACCTTGGTGAGATTGGTGAGCCCGTAGATCGAGGTGAGTGGGGTATGGCTCCTCAGACCGTAAACGCTTACTTCAACCCCTTGAACAATGAGATCGTGTTCCCGGCAGCTATCCTTCAGCCACCGTTCTATGATTACCTGGCTGACGAAGCCGTTAACTATGGAGGTATTGGTGCAGTAATCGGTCACGAGATCTCTCATGCCTTTGACGACAGTGGATCCAGATTTGACGGTGATGGTAATCTGGTCAATTGGTGGACAGAAGATGATCTTGTCAAGTTTACCGAGAGAGGAGATGCCTTGGCAGAGCAGTATTCTCAGATCGAGGTACTGGATAGCGTTTTCATCAATGGAAAATTCACCCTTGGTGAGAATATTGGAGATCTTGGAGGTCTTTTAGGAGCTTATGACGGTCTGCAGCGTTTCTACGCCGAAAACGGACGTCCGGAAGATATTGACGGATTAACGGCAGAACAAAGATTCTTTATGAGTTGGGCAACAATTTGGAGAACACTCTCCAGAGAAGATGCCTTGAGGACCCAGATCAAAACGGATCCGCACTCACCTGGACGATACCGGGCTACTCAGCCATTACTGAATATCGATGCCTTCTATGAAGCATTCGATATTAAAGAAGGAGATGCCATGTATTTGCCACCGGAAGAGCGTGTAAGAATTTGGTAGATGAATTGATTATTTTTGATAGATGGGGAGCCTTTGGGCTCCCTTTTTTATAGGTGGTGAATAAAGTCGTATTCTAAAACGGGGCCGATCTGGTCGGAATCAACCTGCTTGTAGATTAGGTCACCACCGGACTCTTCCGAGTAATGTGGAGGTTCCAGCCCTAAAGATTCTGCAACCATGGAATAGTAATCTGCCTTTGTGGGATGCGAGGGCATGACGGCATTAAAGATCTTGCCATACGCATTTTGCCTTATGATAAGGGAAATGATCTGAACACAATCTTCTCTATGGATGAGGTTTACCGGAGCATTCCCGCCACTCAAGTTCTTTCTGCCTGCCAGATATCTGACCGGTTGCCGACTGCCGCCATAGAGTCCTCCAAACCTGACTATAGTGGTTTTAAAACCTCCCGAGTTAAAGAACATCTGTTCCACCTGTAATAGCTGTCTACCTGCTTCAGTTTCCGGTTTGGGCAGGTCTTTTTCGGTTACCTTCCCTTGTGAATCGCCATAAACGGATGTGCTGGAAACTAAAATGACCTTTTGGGCCTTAGACAGCTTGATCTCATCCAGGAAATAGGCCATCTTCAATACATAGTCTGAGCCTGTATTACGCCTTAAACCAGGCGGAATCATAATTACAAGGGTCTCAACCTCTCCGAGAAAGGCCTGAACAGGACCTTGAATGCCATGATCGGTGAGGGTTATCGGATAGACTTCCAGACCGCTTTGTTGCAGCAGTCCGGCCTTGTCCAGACTGCTCACGCTGCCTTTGATGGTATACCCCAAAAGTTTTAGGTGACGTGCCAATGGCAGGCCCAACCACCCAACTCCCGCCATACCGATCGTTCTAGTCATCAGCAATTAATGAGTCGGTTGGAATTGTATTAAATAGTCGAGGGTCAAATGATCTTCGAACAACAACGGCATCGGTAGTTACGAAGGGTTTGGGCATGGTATTCTCTGGGCGAGGATTCATGTTCAGTCTGTCATTGCTCATCAGATCAAATGAGTATTCCAATATGGTGAAAGGGATGCTTTGATCGGCGGAGGTATAAGCCACTTCCAAGCTATCGCCATGGGGAACGTAATATTGTAGTATAAAGTTACTGCGTCTGTTTGGCCAGACATAGCCGGTACTATCCGCTTCAATGGATTTTCCGTTGTAGACCAGTTTCTTAAAGGTCACCAGCGTGTCTGCATACAAACGGATCAGCCGGGCATCCTCCCGAGGGTGAACCGTAAATCGGACACTGCGATCATTACCGATCAGGGTGTCTTCGTTCAGTTGAACATCGAAGAAATCCATGAGCACATCAGGTGCCCGGTTCGCAAAAGAATAACCAGTATTGTATTTGCTGCCAGAAGCACTGGCTACATAATCTGAAGCTGGCTTGGGTTCTTCTCCCAGGTAAGACTCAGTCCAGCTATCCAGAACATCATCATAGCTCACCCAATAGCTTTCTCCTTTATCCTGGTCTTGGTAATAGATCAAACTATTTGGCTTTTGCTGTTCTGGGGTAAAGTCACTCTGCAGATGGGACCGAATCAAGAACACCATTGATAGCAGCAGGACAGAATAGGTCAGGAATTTCTTTCCTTTCCAATAACCGATAACCGGCAGTGCCAATCCAAAAAGTAGCACAGTAAAAGCGCAGCTGGCCAACAGCATTTCCAGCCCAAGACCAACTGGGAAGAATTGAATCAGTGGAGAGAACAAGATCAATGCCGGCGCAATTAGTAAGGCCATCAATAGCAAGTTGGGAGTTTCCTGCCATATCATTA contains:
- a CDS encoding HdeD family acid-resistance protein, whose amino-acid sequence is MPQTFLKRARGAVKYWYLPLLAGLVLIGIGIWTFAKPEASYAALAFLFALSFLISGAAEALFALNNRKILDGWGWTFVMGLLTLVVGLIMLNRPELSKITLAFFVGFVVLFRSFQAISVAIDLRNFRVTAWGNLMVIGVLGVIFGFILLWNPAFAGLGVIIWTGLAFLTAGIFNVILSMKLKKIHDMPAKISKELMDRYNKLEREIAEEMEKADS
- a CDS encoding arylsulfatase produces the protein MKRILSVFLCMIMAAMVYAQDKPNILVIWGDDIGRSNISAYTMGMMGYQTPNIDRVAKEGIIFTDYYGEQSCTAGRSSFIMGQSVFRTGLSKVGLPGADLGMQVEDPTIAGLLKDQGYATGQFGKNHLGDKDTHLPTNHGFDVFFGNLYHLNAEEEPENEDYPGDMIMADGRTFRETYGPRGVIRSSADGKIEDTGPLTKKRMETVDDETVAAALDFIRQQTSSGTPWFVWWSGTRMHFRTHVQESRRHPGNDEYTDGMIEHDMHIGQFLDLLDELGIADNTIVHYSTDNGPHYNTWPDAASTPFRGEKNTNWEGGWRVPAMVRWPGVIKPGSVSNGVVHHMDWLPTFVAAAGKSDIKTDLLDGYNSSALGRNYKVHLDGYNLMEHLKDPQNVESPRKEIFYFSDDGDLTALRYGPWKLIFMEQKVEATLEAWANPFTPLRVPLMFHLRRDPYERAQITSNTYYDWLIDRVYLFIPAQEYVGKFLATFKDYPPRQKAASFSLDQVMEQLSNSGGSK
- a CDS encoding neuromedin U — protein: MYRIKFIALCSLLTFSSIVLGQDEETGNSDNLEQKIQNPVADLISLPFQNNIDFGVGPDNRTRNTLNIQPVLPFKINENFNLITRTIVPVISQPVGSSNSEFGLGDVNLSLFLTSAKPKKTIIGYGLALGLPTATDPVLGTGKWSAGPSVVVLVQPKGLTVGGLVQNTWSYAGASDRPDVNFFYSQVFVVKNLSNGWYVNSAPIITANWEASSGNQWTVPIGAGAGKLFRAGKLPINAQLGYYYNVVTPDFGPESQLRIQVVLLFPK
- a CDS encoding potassium channel family protein — protein: MVERLYPYRFGLFLLSLSFILFGGLLMPFGIFEDVFLPIANTLNLVAGLLLISDNKRMFRFFLVLLGLLLLTSLLNLFGIGDGRLNHLVNMAVLFPFYAMVTYEIIKQILTMKNVTMSTLLGLISGYICLGLIGALLCMIIEMFAPGSFSGITPARGILPNVEDIVYFSYITLLTIGYGEIFPVADAARKAAILIGLVGQFYMVIITAVVVSKYMSQKN
- a CDS encoding NAD-dependent epimerase/dehydratase family protein, whose protein sequence is MSKSILVIGARGQIGTELTSALRDIHGNDSVIASDIVTIDDAFTNSGPFVQLDAMDKMAIQDVIKDNEVEEVYLMAAMLSATAEKYPSKAWDLNMTSLFNLLEIAKEGLITRLFWPSSIAVFGPTTPRQNTPQHTITEPSTVYGISKLAGERWCEYYSKQFGVDVRSIRYPGLISYKTAPGGGTTDYAIDVFHQALNNGNYDCFLGPQSTLPMMYMDDAIRATISIMDVPSEQISIRNSYNLAGVSFSPAEIASEIEKRIPGFQMDYNPDFRQAIADSWPASIDDSQARKDWNWSHRFELKELVEEMIKNLSGQQ